The following proteins come from a genomic window of Nicotiana tomentosiformis chromosome 12, ASM39032v3, whole genome shotgun sequence:
- the LOC138903328 gene encoding uncharacterized protein, translating to MTWSACCPKEIALLLVVGPKELLVFPNFLTSFCGLDFLGFRIQRRLFFFEFEKEAGSLSNTTSEGFTPFIIDPSHPLYVHPSDSPNSQLVSVPFNGCSFVLWRSNMLTSLSAKNKLGILDGRVPQPPPDSPYYLYWERCNDIVKKDIHERFGQSNGSKYLQIQREISTITQGSSGIATYFTKLRSLWNELNSSYVGPVCSCGALPKFIEDQQLLQLLNGLNKSYSTVKSVIMMMHPLPPISKAYSFLQQDESQKEAISTLSNFSGDSASFSVSLTQYNNNRNFTQKVNYEPNKNVSTVSCKYCKKPGHTVEKYYRLHGFSPDFKFTKNKKSASCVQGDISYPQPSPGVSQPPGNSVPVHGFTKEKYQHLLTLFQQVQASPGSVPTIHPDEDSAFSHFAGPSLKRPLVIGKAGGRLYYLHPDRDLFPSTTSSLSSFIDAPCNEFVFYVGSIPCNKFVPAPSHVNVPPSCNQTSTVNKMDLLWHQRLGHMPFHKMQSNPFLFCLIRYFLTLVDDFTRVTWTHILSSKSNALSILKAFTFMLHGHPPSYNHIRSFGCLCFATSPKVGRDKFQSRAIACTFMGYPCGKKGYKLLNLSSSSVFHPCHPESSPSFNHLPSSSPPIVSPVTPSTSPNSTATTFLLPLLRKSNRTVAAHLAWQEAMLKEFHALEANQTWGIVPLPSNKKLDVNNAFLHSDLHEEVYIKIPPNLDVSFVSSSAPLVDDILLAGDDLTKMNSLKSFLDDQFKIKDLGSVHYFLGLEITKTPQGYVMSQLKYTTNLLAEFNCHNFTSVVTPLDPYVKLTLDMGDPLPDPSVYRRLIGKLNFLQYSRPDISFSVQHLS from the exons ATGACTTGGAGTGCCTGTTGTCCTAAAGAGATTGCTTTGCTCCTCGTAGTTGGTCCAAAG GAGCTTCTGgttttcccaaatttcctcaccagTTTCTGCGGATTAGACTTTCTAGGGTTTCGCATTCAGAGAAGactcttcttcttcgagtttgaGAAGGAGGCTG GATCACTTAGTAATACAACTTCTGAGGGTTTTACTCCCTTCATAATAGATCCATCCCATCCATTGTATGTGCATCCTTCTGACAGTCCTAATAGTCAATTGGTGTCAGTGCCTTTTAATGGATGTAGCTTTGTCCTATGGAGAAGCAATATGCTTACCTCCTTATCTGCAAAGAACAAATTAGGAATCTTAGATGGTAGGGTTCCTCAACCACCACCAGATTCCCCTTACTATTTATACTGGGAAAGGTGTAATGACATAGTGAAG AAAGACATTCATGAGAGATTTGGTCAATCAAATGGCTCAAAGTACCTTCAAATCCAAAGGGAAATTAGCACAATCACTCAGGGTTCATCTGGCATTGCTACCTATTTCACTAAACTTAGGAGCTTGTGGAATGAACTGAACTCCTCTTATGTTGGTCCAGTGTGTTCTTGTGGAGCACTTCCAAAGTTTATAGAGGATCAACAATTGTTGCAGCTCCTGAATGGGTTGAATAAGTCCTATTCTACTGTTAAGAGTGTCATCATGATGATGCATCCCCTTCCTCCTATAAGCAAGGCTTACTCCTTTCTACAACAGGATGAGAGTCAAAAGGAGGCCATTTCCACTCTTTCCAATTTCTCTGGGGATTCTGCCTCTTTCTCTGTCTCCCTTACTCAGTACAATAACAATAGAAACTTCACTCAGAAGGTGAATTATGAACCCAACAAGAATGTGTCTACAGTATCTTGTAAGTACTGTAAGAAACCTGGACACACAGTGGAAAAATATTATAGACTTCATGGTTTTTCCCCTGATTTTAAATTCACAAAGAACAAGAAGTCTGCTTCATGTGTCCAAGGTGATATTTCCTATCCTCAGCCATCTCCTGGTGTTAGTCAGCCTCCAGGAAATTCTGTTCCAGTTCATGGGTTTACAAAGGAGAAATATCAGCATCTCCTGACTTTATTCCAACAAGTTCAAGCCTCTCCTGGTTCTGTACCAACTATTCACCCAGATGAGGATTCTGCCTTTTCTCACTTTGCAG GCCCTTCTCTGAAGAGGCCACTGGTAATTGGTAAGGCTGGTGGCAGGCTGTACTATCTTCATCCAGATAGAGATCTGTTTCCCAGTACAACTTCCTCTCTATCATCTTTTATTGATGCACCTTGCAATGAGTTTGTTTTTTATGTAGGTTCAATTCCATGTAATAAATTTGTCCCTGCACCTTCACATGTAAATGTTCCACCTAGTTGTAATCAAACTTCAACTGTTAATAAGATGGATCTACTTTGGCATCAGAGATTAGGACACATGCCTTTTCATAAGATGCAATCCAATCCATTTCTTTTCTGTCTAATAAG GTATTTTCTAACTTTAGTTGATGACTTTACTAGAGTCACTTGGACTCATATTCTTTCTTCCAAGAGTAATGCTTTGTCCATCCTTAAAGCTTTCACCTTTATG CTTCATGGTCATCCACCCTCCTATAATCATATAAGATCATTTGGTTGTCTCTGCTTTGCTACTTCCCCCAAGGTAGGCAGAGATAAGTTTCAATCTAGAGCTATTGCTTGTACATTCATGGGATATCCATGTGGGAAGAAAGGTTACAAATTGCTCAACTTATCTAGCTCTTCTGTTTTTCATCCTTG TCATCCTGAATCTTCTCCTTCCTTTAATCATCTACCTTCATCTTCACCTCCTATTGTTTCCCCTGTTACTCCTTCCACCTCTCCTAATTCCACTGCAACTacttttcttcttcctctcttaAGGAAGTCCAATAGAACT GTTGCAGCTCATCTTGCTTGGCAAGAGGCCATGCTAAAAGAATTTCATGCTCTTGAGGCTAATCAGACCTGGGGCATTGTCCCTCTTCCCTCTAATAAGAAG TTGGATGTTAACAATGCTTTCCTCCATAGTGATCTCCATGAGGAGGTCTATATAAAAATTCCTCCTAACCTTGATGTCTCCTTTGTTTCTTCTTCAGCTCCTCTG GTTGATGATATATTATTGGCTGGAGATGACCTCACTAAAATGAACTCCCTGAAGTCATTTTTGGATGACCAGTTCAAGATTAAGGATTTGGGTTCAGTCCATTACTTCTTGGGTCTGGAAATCACCAAAACTCCTCAAGGTTATGTCATGAGTCAGCTTAAATACACTACTAATCTTCTAGCTGAGTTCAACTGCCACAATTTCACCTCTGTTGTGACTCCCCTGGACCCTTATGTTAAGCTGACCCTAGACATGGGTGATCCTCTCCCTGATCCTAGTGTGTACAGGAGACTTATTGGCAAACTCAACTTTTTACAGTACAGTAGACCTGATATCTCTTTCTCTGTCCAGCACTTGAGCTAG